CAGGCGTTCCTCGACGCGCAGTTCGGCGAGACCCCGTTCGCGATGTTCCTCGTCGATCGACGACGCGACCGGGTCTACGCCGGCCGGTCGGCCGCCGAGGAACTGGCCGATCGCGCTGGAACGCCCGGAATCGTGGGGTCGCTCGTTCGGGAGAACTACGACCGGATCGCGCGCGTCGTCGGCGTCGCGAGCGGTCGGGGTCGGGATCCGGACGACTATCACGAGGTCTACCCGCTCGCCGAGGACGCGGCGGCGCTGTTCGAGGAACTCGTCGCCGCGGCCGCCGAGCGGCCGGAGGCGCTGGCGTGACGGACGATCCCGACACCGACGAACGCGCAGCAGGACGGAACGCGCCCGCGGCTGCCCGGCGCGCCGCCGACTCCGATCGGGTCTTCGTCGTCGATCCCGACGAGATCGAAGCCGGGACCGACCCGCTCGGGATCGGCGACGGAACCGCCCCGGTCGGGTCCTACGTGCTCGTCTATTCGCTCGGTTCGGCGGCGACGATGACGGTCGGCGCGCTCGGGGCCGCGACGTTCCCGCCCGGGACGTACGCGTACGTCGGGAGCGCCTTCGGATCGAACGGGCTCGGCCGCGTCGACCGACACCGCCGCGTTGCGTCGGGCGACCACGACGTTACACACTGGCATATCGATTATTTCGGAAGCAATCCGGACGCGACGCTCGACAGCGTCGTCGCCGTACCACGTGAAGATGTCGAATGTCGCCTCGCGACGGAGATCGCCGACCGTCGAAGTCCGGCCGTGTCCGCACCACTCGAAGGCTTCGGGGCCTCTGACTGCGCGTGTGCGACACATTTCCTCGGCGGCGTCGATTCCGCCAGAGATGCGGATTCCCCCGCAAATTCAGAGTCCGATACGCTCGGAGTTACAGCTGTCGACGTCGCGGTGAGCGTAATTCGTTCCTAGAAATCGGACGGCTCTCGATAGGGCAGAGTAGTCTCCGGAAAATTACGGTCCGTACCAGTCCGGGCAAGGCTGGCACGGCTCCGCAACTGCGCCCGTGGCTGTCGATACAGCCACTATCCGACCCACACGCGTATCGTGATGGTCGGTAGTAAGACGCACAGATTGCCGGTTGTCAGAGGCACCCCGGCAAGAAATAATTCGCCGCCCTGATATTTATAACCTCCTACTTATGTGAACGAATATGAAGAATCTGCCGTCGGAACAACAGCAGATATCCTATCGAACCTAAGATACGTAGCTTTAATTCATATACTAAACGATAGATTATAGATACGAAAAGAAAAACAGTTGCAGAGCCCTATACGTGTGATATATTCGGACGCTCAACCGAACATTCCGGTCGACATATATCGCTCGCCGCTGTCCCAAAAGACGGTGATCACGAGGGGGCACTCCCGGGAGGGAGTGTCGACTGACTCGTCCGTCTCGGCCGCGTCCGTTTCGGCGGTCGCGGCGGACTCCGTCGTCCCGATGACGTACCCAGGGTCGGGGACGCGGCAGTCCGCATCGGGATCGGCGAGCCGTTCCGCAACGCGCTTGGCGGCGAGATTCGACGCGCCCGAGGACTGCCCGACGAGGATCCCCTCCTCTCGGGCCAGCCGCCGACACTCGGCCTCGGCGTCCTCGATAGTGACGGTCTCGACGTCGTCGATGAGGTCGGTGTCGAGGTTCGGACTGACGAAGCCCGGGCCCATCCCCTGGAAGTCGTCGATTCCGGGTTCGCCGCCGGAGAGGACCGCGTTGTCAGCGGGTTCGACGGCGACGATCTCCATCTCGGGGAACGCCTCGCGGAGCCGACGGCCGATTCCGGTGATCGTTCCGCCGGTCCCGACGCCCGCGACGAGGGCGTCGACGGTCCGGTCGCCGATCTGTTCGAGTATCTCCTCGCCCGTGGTCAGGTAGTGGGCTTCGGGATTGGCCGGATTCTCGAACTGCCGGAGTTGAATCATCCCCTCGTCTTCCTCCAGTTCGTCCGCGCGGTCCTTTGCGTTCGAGATGTCGCCGTCGACGAGTTCGATGTCCGCGCCGTAGGCCTTCATAATCGACCGTCGCTCCGGCGACTTCGATCCGGGCATCACGACCGTCAGATCGTATCCCTTCGCGGCCGCGACGACCGCGAGACCGATCCCGGTGTTCCCGCTCGTGGGTTCGACTAAGGCGTCGCCGGGTTCGATCTTGCCCTCCCGTTCGGCCCGTTCGACCATCGCGAGCGCGGGACGGTCCTTCGCCGACCCGCCCGGGTTCTTCGATTCGATCTTCGCGGCGACTTCTGCGCCCGCGGGCGAATCGACGCGGACCAGCGGCGACCCGATCGTCTCTAGGACGTTCGCGTTCATCGGGCGTACGTTCGTCACTGGGGCACAAGACGGTGACGACGCCGGCCAGACGGTGCCGCTATCGGCCACGCGTGGCGCTTCGACACGGCACCGCGGGGTTTACGCCCTCGGCCGTCCTACGGGGCGATATGTCAGACGCCGACGCCGAAACCGAAGCCGGAACGCTCGAAACGATGCGGCCGAACCCCGCGTGGGATCCCGACTCCTACGCTGACGCCGTCGAAGCACTCTCGGCGGACGGGCTGGTCTTTCGCGTCTGGGGCGGCGACTGGTGCGGCGACTGTCGCGGGCAACTTCCCGACTTCGGGGCCGCTCTCGATGCGGCGGACGTCCCCGAGGAGCGAATCCACCACTACCCCGTCGAGAAAGAAGACGACGGTAGCAAGATCGGGCCGCTCGTCGAGGAGTACGGGATCGAACTGATCCCGACGGTCGTCGTCGAGCGCGACGGCGAGGAGGTCGCCCGCTACGTCGAGGACGAACGTATGCCGATCGCGGTGTATCTCGCGGAACGGCTGTAATCGCCCTGTTCACACCAAAGCGCCACTTTTTGGCGTTTCCTGGCCCGGTTGAAACTAAGAGTCTCGTCGGCGTAGCAGAGACTGAAATATCAACGAATCGGGGACGAGTGGTCGACAAACTGATTCGCGGCGAACAGGCGCTCGACGACCTACACGACAGTTCGGCGTCGTAGTTTTTTTCTACGCGGGCGACTCGCTACGACTCGCCGTCACCGTCACCGGATTCGTCGCCGACATCCGGAATCGAGACGTCGTTGCCGTCGATCGAGACGTCGCCGTCAACCGATTCGCCGATCGATTCCTCCCCGTCCCCGAACCACCCGAACGCCGCCGACAGCGAGTGGGTCGGCGGCGAACACGTGCGACCTTCGCAGACGTAGATGGTCGGCTCGCCGTCGCGCATCTCTCTCCCCTTCCAGACCGCGGGAATCTCGCCGGTCCCCAAGCGGTCGATCCAGTCAGCCAGTTCGTCGTCGGTCGGCGGCCGCGGCGAGACGATCGAATCGGGCAGGTACGTCGTCGCCAGCGAGTCCCGGGAGCGTTCGGGGAGCGGAACCGACCCGTCGACCGACTCCGCGGCGATCACGACCTCGGTCCCGCCGCGAGCGCGTCTATCGGCCGCGAGCGCCAGCGAGACGTGTTCGAGGGGGCCGCCGCGGATCCGGTTCGCGTGGGTGTCGAGCACCGCGCCGGCGATCTCGCTGAATCCTTCCCCGGGGGCGAAGGCGTCGAGACTCAGGAGCAGCGAGGTCGCCACACCGGTGCTGGACGGCGTCGACTGATCCTGTAACTCCTGCGGTCGGGTGACGAGCGACTCGCCCTCCGCGGGCGTCATATACAGCGTGCCGGCGTCGGCGTCGTAGAACTCCTCGACGACGACGCGGGCCAGATCCAGCGCGAACGCGAGGTGATCGACCGCTCCGGTGGTCTGATAGAGGTCGAACGCGCCGCGAGCGAGGAACGCGTAGTCGTCGAGGTACCCTTCGCCCTTCACGTCGCCGTCCTTGTAGCGGCGGGCGAGACGCGCTTGCTCTCTATCCCACAGGTGTTCGCGGACGAACGAGAGAGCGTCTGTCGCCAGTTCGGTGTAGGCGTCGTCGCCGAGGATCAGTCCCCCGCGGGCGAGACTCGAAATCGCGAGGCCGTTCCACGACGCCAGGATCTTCTCGTCGCGGGCGGGGCGAACGCGCTCCTCGCGCGCCTCGAACATCGCGGCCCGGGCGTCGTCGAGGCGGTCGACGATCTCTGACTCCTCGCAGTCGTACGCGTCGGCGAGGTTCGGAATCGACGCGTTCACCGTGAGGACCGTCTCGCCCTCGAAATTGCCCGCTTCGGTCACGCCGAACCGCTCGATGGCGATTTCGGCCGTCCGTTCGTCGTCGATGGCGTCCTCGACCGCCGCGGGCGTCCAGACGTAGTACTTGCCCTCCTCGCCCTCGCTGCGGGCGTCGAGGGTGCTGTAGAAGCCGCCCTCGTCGTGTCTGAACTCCCGGTCGAGGAAGTCGAACGTCTCGCGGGCGATAGTGCCGTACGCCTCCCGGCCGGTGAGCTGGTACGCCGCGAGGTAGACCCGCGGGAGTTCGGCGTTGTCGTACAGCATCTTCTCGAAGTGCGGGACCGTCCACTCTCGGTCGGTGGCGTACCGGTGGAAGCCGCCGCCGACGTGGTCGTAGATGCCGCCGGCCGCCATCGCGTCGAGCGTCGTCGTCGCCGCCGAGAGCGCTTCCTCGGAGCCGGATCGAAGATGCGACCGGAGCAGCGCCTCGATCCGCCCCGGCTGGGGGAACTTCGGCCCGCCGGAGCCGAAGCCGCCGTACTCTCGGTCGGTCGCACGGAGGGCTGACTTCGCGACGTCTCCGAGTATGTCGTCGTCGACCCCTTCGCGGTCGTTGTCGACGTCGCCGGCGGGTTCCGACCCGCCCGCGGCGGTCGTCTCCAGGTTGTCCCGGAGCGCGTCGGTCCACTGCTCGGCGCGGTTCTCCATCTCCTCGCGGTTCGCTTCAGACTGCCAGGAGTCCGCGAAGGAGCGACAGACGTCCAGAAATCCGGGCACGTTCCCACGCCGGGGGTTCTCGGTCTTCGGGAAGTAGGTGCCGACGTAGAACGGCTTGCCCTCGGGGGTGAGCCAGACAGACAGCGGCCACCCGCCGCCGCCGGTGACGAGCTGGCAGATCGTCTGATACACCCGGTCGAGGTCCGGGCGCTCCTCGCGGTCGACCTTGATCGGGACGAAGGAGTCGTTGAGGACCGACGCGACTTCCTCGTCCTCGAAGCTCTCCTCGGCCATCACGTGACACCAGTGGCACGCCGAGTAGCCGATCGAGAGGAAGATGGGTCGATCGGTCGCCCGCGCGGCGGTCAGCGCCGCGTCGTCCCACGGCTGCCAGTGGACCGGGTTGTCGGCGTGTTGCCGGAGGTACGGGCTCTCCTCCTCGTCGAGCCGGTTTCGCGAAAGCGGATCGTCCATACGCCCCGTTGGGCCGTAGGCGGGAAAAGCCGTGTGACCCGGCGCGCGGTCAATGGCTTACCCGTCGGTCGACCGTGCCGGCGGAACGAGCACGTACGTGCATATCGAAGGACCAAAAAAGAGCAACCTTTACACTCTCCTGTGTATGTGCTCCGGGTATGCCCAACTCGGAGACAGTGCTTCTCGTCGGCGGCGGCGGCCGCGAGCACGCGATCGCCCGTGCGCTGGCCGCAGATCCGGCGTGCGACCTCTACGCGTGTGCGAGCAACCGAAACCCCGGAATCACGGCGCTCGCGTCGGGGTTCGAGACGATCGAAGAGACCGCCGTCGAGGCGGTCGTCGCGTACGCGACCGAGGTCGACGCCGACCTCGCCGTGATCGGCCCCGAGTCCGCCCTGGAAGCCGGCGTCGCCGACGCGCTCGACGAGGCCGGCGTCTACGCCTTCGGGCCCGACGCCGAGGCCGCCCGCATCGAGACGGACAAGGCCTTCCAGCGGGAGTTTATGGAATCGGAGTCGATTCCGGGCTGTCCCGACTACGCCGTCTTCGAGGATATGGAAGCCGCCTGCGAGTACATCGACGAGTACGACGGTGACCTCGCGGTCAAGCCCGCCGGCCTCACCGGCGGCAAGGGCGTGAAGGTCATCGGCGATCAGGTGGACCGGGAGGGCGCAAAGGAGTACCTCCGCGAGAACGACTACGACGAGGTCGTCCTCGAAGAGCGCCTCGTCGGCGAGGAGTTCACCGTCCAGGCGTTTGTCGCGAACGGCGACGTGCGGCCGACGCCGGCCGTCCAGGACCACAAGCGCGCCTACGAGGGCGACGAGGGGCCGAACACCGGCGGGATGGGAAGCTACAGCGACGCCGGGCCGGAACTGCCGTTTATGACGAGCGAGGAGTACGCCGCGGCCGTCGATATCCTCGAAGCGACCGTCGACGCGCTCCCCGAGTACAAGGGCGTCCTCTACGGCCAGTTTATGCTGACCGTCGACGGGCCGAAGGTCGTCGAGTTCAACGCCCGTTTCGGCGACCCCGAGGCGACGAACACGCTTCCCGTCCTCCGCACGTCGTTCCTCGACGTCCTCACGGCCGCCCGCGACGGCGAGTCGCTGCCGCGACTCGAATTCGACGGCGAGGCCACCGTCTGCAAGTACGCCGTCCCCGACGGCTATCCCACGAACCCCAAGAGCGGGGCGAAGATCACCGTCGACGAGGACAGCGTCGGCGACGCGCTCCTGTTCTACGCCAGCGTCGACGAGCGCCCCGACGGCCTCTACACGACGACCTCCCGATCGTTCGCGGTCGTCGGCGTTGACGATTCCATCGAGGCGGCCGAACGGCAGGCCGAGGACGCCCTCGCCGCCGCGGGCGACGGCCTCCGCGTCCGCCACGACGTCGGGAAGGCGGACCTCGTCCAGCGTCGGATCGACCATATGAACGAACTCCGCGGGAACTGAGCGGGCGCCGCTCTGCTGTCGTCACCGACGGGGCGACCGCCGCGGCGCGAAACGAGCGAACCTTTTGATACTTCGCGCCTAACGGGCAGTCGTGAGCGAGGACGACGCCCGAGACGCCGAAGAGGGCGACGATCGAGAGACGAACGCACCTGACGGCCGAGACGCCGACGGATCGGGCCGCGGAGCAGACGCAGAGAGCAGACACGGCCGCGTCGAACGTCACCCGACGCCGGGGCCGATGAACTCCCTGCGGCGCTGGACCGACGTGAAGCCGGTCTGGCGGGTCGCGCTCAACTACCTCCTCGTGTGGGTCGCGCGCGTCGCCCCCTCGCTGCGGGTCCGGAACTGGGCCCTGCGCCGACTGGGCGTGACCGTCGGCGAGGGCGTCTCCTGGGGGCTGGAGGCCACGCCGGACGTGTTCTGGCCGGAACTGATCACGCTCGGCGACCACGCCGTCGTCGGCTACGACGCCGTCATCCTCTGTCACGAGTTCTTACAGGACGAGTACCGCACGGGCGAGGTCGTCGTCGGCGAGCGCGCGATGATCGGCGCGAAGGCGGTGATCCTCCCCGGCGTGCACATCGGCGCGGGCGCGCAGGTGGCGGCGAACTCGCTCGTCACGCGCGACGTACCTCCGAACGCGACCGTCGCCGGCGTGCCAGCGCGCCCGATGGGAGACGACGACGCTGCGGGCGACGCCGATGAGTGAGCCGCCCTTCTCACTCGATCACGCGGCTCAGGAGAGACGCTCTCTGAGGCGCTCGACCCCTTCGCGGTAGACGAACGCGTACGCCAACGGGTAGGCGACGACGAGTCCGCCGGCGAGATAGCGGAGTTGCGTCAGCGGGTCCGGCGGTCCGAACACCGCCCCCGCGGCCGCCAGGGCGTGTGCCGCGGCGACCGCACGAAACGCCCGCTCGCGCTTGCTCTGCGCCGTCTCTTCGTCGCCCCGGCGGCGGAGGGCCGACCGAATCAGTGCCAGCGACACGACGAGGCTCGTGACGAGGAAGCCGACGCCGAACAGGACGTAGAGCGGGAACTGCGAGACGGGTGTCCCCTGCAGCGGAAGGGAAAACGGGAGCAGCGAGACGGGCGACATCACCCGGTTCACTCCCGGATGCGGACGATGCCTTCCTCGAAGACGGTGCTGTTCGGGACGATGAACTCCTCGCCGTCGTTCTCGACGTGCGTCACGAAGAGGTTCACCTCCTGGACGATGCCGCGCTTCTCGCCGATCTCGATCTCGTCGCCGATCGCGTAGGGCTGATTCAACAGGAGATACGACCCCGCGGCCCCGGATTTCAGCAGGTCCGAGAGCGCGATTGCCGCGAGGAGCACGAGCGCGAAGAGGTACACGGCGAGCAGCACGACGAGCGCCAGCGTGGCGACCCCCAGTTGCGACAGCGCGATCAGGACGGCCACGTAGAAGACGGTGAACTTCGCGAGTCGGGGGAACACCCCGATCTGCGGGAGCTTGATTCCGGTGAGTCGCTCACTGACGACGATATGGACCTTGTCGCCGACGACGACGCCGACGATGAGGATGACGACCGCGAAGAACAGTTGCGGGAGGAACCCGACCGTCCCGGCCCAGAAACTCGCTGCGACCGTGACGTGGGCGACCGACAGCACGGCGAGGAAGGTGACTCCGAGCACGAAAAACCGCACTAGCGTGCCGAGCACCTCGACCGTCGAGGT
This portion of the Halobellus litoreus genome encodes:
- a CDS encoding DCC1-like thiol-disulfide oxidoreductase family protein; this encodes METYDAVLVYDGECPYCSIAARALERLDDVGAISWYDEAAQAFLDAQFGETPFAMFLVDRRRDRVYAGRSAAEELADRAGTPGIVGSLVRENYDRIARVVGVASGRGRDPDDYHEVYPLAEDAAALFEELVAAAAERPEALA
- a CDS encoding GIY-YIG nuclease family protein, whose protein sequence is MTDDPDTDERAAGRNAPAAARRAADSDRVFVVDPDEIEAGTDPLGIGDGTAPVGSYVLVYSLGSAATMTVGALGAATFPPGTYAYVGSAFGSNGLGRVDRHRRVASGDHDVTHWHIDYFGSNPDATLDSVVAVPREDVECRLATEIADRRSPAVSAPLEGFGASDCACATHFLGGVDSARDADSPANSESDTLGVTAVDVAVSVIRS
- a CDS encoding PLP-dependent cysteine synthase family protein produces the protein MNANVLETIGSPLVRVDSPAGAEVAAKIESKNPGGSAKDRPALAMVERAEREGKIEPGDALVEPTSGNTGIGLAVVAAAKGYDLTVVMPGSKSPERRSIMKAYGADIELVDGDISNAKDRADELEEDEGMIQLRQFENPANPEAHYLTTGEEILEQIGDRTVDALVAGVGTGGTITGIGRRLREAFPEMEIVAVEPADNAVLSGGEPGIDDFQGMGPGFVSPNLDTDLIDDVETVTIEDAEAECRRLAREEGILVGQSSGASNLAAKRVAERLADPDADCRVPDPGYVIGTTESAATAETDAAETDESVDTPSRECPLVITVFWDSGERYMSTGMFG
- a CDS encoding thioredoxin family protein translates to MSDADAETEAGTLETMRPNPAWDPDSYADAVEALSADGLVFRVWGGDWCGDCRGQLPDFGAALDAADVPEERIHHYPVEKEDDGSKIGPLVEEYGIELIPTVVVERDGEEVARYVEDERMPIAVYLAERL
- a CDS encoding thioredoxin domain-containing protein encodes the protein MDDPLSRNRLDEEESPYLRQHADNPVHWQPWDDAALTAARATDRPIFLSIGYSACHWCHVMAEESFEDEEVASVLNDSFVPIKVDREERPDLDRVYQTICQLVTGGGGWPLSVWLTPEGKPFYVGTYFPKTENPRRGNVPGFLDVCRSFADSWQSEANREEMENRAEQWTDALRDNLETTAAGGSEPAGDVDNDREGVDDDILGDVAKSALRATDREYGGFGSGGPKFPQPGRIEALLRSHLRSGSEEALSAATTTLDAMAAGGIYDHVGGGFHRYATDREWTVPHFEKMLYDNAELPRVYLAAYQLTGREAYGTIARETFDFLDREFRHDEGGFYSTLDARSEGEEGKYYVWTPAAVEDAIDDERTAEIAIERFGVTEAGNFEGETVLTVNASIPNLADAYDCEESEIVDRLDDARAAMFEAREERVRPARDEKILASWNGLAISSLARGGLILGDDAYTELATDALSFVREHLWDREQARLARRYKDGDVKGEGYLDDYAFLARGAFDLYQTTGAVDHLAFALDLARVVVEEFYDADAGTLYMTPAEGESLVTRPQELQDQSTPSSTGVATSLLLSLDAFAPGEGFSEIAGAVLDTHANRIRGGPLEHVSLALAADRRARGGTEVVIAAESVDGSVPLPERSRDSLATTYLPDSIVSPRPPTDDELADWIDRLGTGEIPAVWKGREMRDGEPTIYVCEGRTCSPPTHSLSAAFGWFGDGEESIGESVDGDVSIDGNDVSIPDVGDESGDGDGES
- the purD gene encoding phosphoribosylamine--glycine ligase, translating into MPNSETVLLVGGGGREHAIARALAADPACDLYACASNRNPGITALASGFETIEETAVEAVVAYATEVDADLAVIGPESALEAGVADALDEAGVYAFGPDAEAARIETDKAFQREFMESESIPGCPDYAVFEDMEAACEYIDEYDGDLAVKPAGLTGGKGVKVIGDQVDREGAKEYLRENDYDEVVLEERLVGEEFTVQAFVANGDVRPTPAVQDHKRAYEGDEGPNTGGMGSYSDAGPELPFMTSEEYAAAVDILEATVDALPEYKGVLYGQFMLTVDGPKVVEFNARFGDPEATNTLPVLRTSFLDVLTAARDGESLPRLEFDGEATVCKYAVPDGYPTNPKSGAKITVDEDSVGDALLFYASVDERPDGLYTTTSRSFAVVGVDDSIEAAERQAEDALAAAGDGLRVRHDVGKADLVQRRIDHMNELRGN
- a CDS encoding acyltransferase, whose amino-acid sequence is MNSLRRWTDVKPVWRVALNYLLVWVARVAPSLRVRNWALRRLGVTVGEGVSWGLEATPDVFWPELITLGDHAVVGYDAVILCHEFLQDEYRTGEVVVGERAMIGAKAVILPGVHIGAGAQVAANSLVTRDVPPNATVAGVPARPMGDDDAAGDADE
- a CDS encoding DUF7534 family protein → MSPVSLLPFSLPLQGTPVSQFPLYVLFGVGFLVTSLVVSLALIRSALRRRGDEETAQSKRERAFRAVAAAHALAAAGAVFGPPDPLTQLRYLAGGLVVAYPLAYAFVYREGVERLRERLS
- a CDS encoding mechanosensitive ion channel domain-containing protein gives rise to the protein MPGSLTGTAVTSRAHGPASVGLGAESAAALQIDLDRFAELFAAVPQWVWAALIVVVVGVVAAMVLGTLTKRLLVRVGVPGAIEGTAFERTAREFETSTVEVLGTLVRFFVLGVTFLAVLSVAHVTVAASFWAGTVGFLPQLFFAVVILIVGVVVGDKVHIVVSERLTGIKLPQIGVFPRLAKFTVFYVAVLIALSQLGVATLALVVLLAVYLFALVLLAAIALSDLLKSGAAGSYLLLNQPYAIGDEIEIGEKRGIVQEVNLFVTHVENDGEEFIVPNSTVFEEGIVRIRE